A region of Campylobacter armoricus DNA encodes the following proteins:
- a CDS encoding LTA synthase family protein yields MQNYSFSEFKVVNDIMLNPIMAFAWAYKQYKEEQKILPIDDNTAKEIQSKLFPYIDISQNNPIADITKPSIFLNIMESFGLEINEYSSERINFLGELKQHFEQDFLFKRFLPSSNGTIPSLANLLFVSPFSNISTSKFQTIKLPLTPIEIYKKAGYKIIFISAGNGSWQNIKEYLKKQGVDEIIDENSIINSYPQAKTTQNGYGIADEFLYKKAYKILQDNPHKTLIIALTISNHPPYLDYNIKINHNQIPNELLKLLPYNHKKQLAILKAYTYANDEFGKFLSKIKQSELKNQIIIAATGDHRLRDLKNNLYNTKAFSYSVPFYLYIPKSLQYNINYDKNRVGSHKDIFPTLYNISLNNVEYISIGGRNMLGLAKNKKLEFGINDALWIDNKGVYIANKGYFFENSTSLKNTNQEIILDKYHKEFQELYYKLNWWQLNKRLNN; encoded by the coding sequence GTGCAAAATTATTCTTTTAGTGAATTCAAGGTTGTAAATGATATCATGCTAAATCCTATAATGGCTTTTGCTTGGGCTTATAAACAATACAAAGAAGAACAAAAAATACTCCCAATTGATGATAACACTGCAAAAGAAATTCAAAGCAAATTGTTTCCTTATATAGATATAAGTCAAAATAACCCTATAGCAGATATTACAAAACCAAGTATCTTTTTAAATATAATGGAAAGTTTTGGTTTAGAAATCAATGAGTATAGCTCTGAAAGAATAAATTTTTTAGGTGAATTAAAACAACATTTTGAGCAAGATTTTTTGTTTAAGAGATTTTTACCATCAAGCAATGGAACTATACCTAGTTTGGCAAATTTGTTATTTGTAAGCCCATTTTCAAATATTTCAACTAGCAAATTTCAAACAATAAAACTACCCCTTACTCCTATTGAAATTTACAAAAAAGCAGGCTATAAAATTATTTTTATAAGCGCTGGAAATGGATCTTGGCAAAATATAAAAGAATATTTAAAAAAACAAGGAGTAGATGAAATTATAGATGAAAACAGCATTATTAATTCTTACCCTCAAGCCAAAACAACACAAAATGGCTATGGAATAGCCGATGAATTTTTATATAAAAAAGCATACAAGATATTACAAGATAATCCCCATAAAACATTAATCATTGCCCTAACAATATCAAATCATCCACCATATTTAGATTATAATATAAAAATCAATCATAATCAAATACCAAATGAGCTATTAAAACTTCTTCCATATAATCATAAAAAGCAACTAGCAATATTAAAAGCATATACTTATGCAAACGATGAATTTGGAAAATTTTTGAGCAAAATAAAGCAAAGTGAGTTAAAAAATCAAATCATTATAGCTGCTACAGGAGATCATAGGTTGAGAGATTTAAAAAATAACCTATATAACACAAAAGCCTTTTCTTACAGCGTTCCTTTTTATTTATATATCCCAAAATCACTGCAATATAATATTAATTATGATAAAAATAGAGTAGGATCACATAAAGATATATTTCCAACCTTATACAATATAAGCCTTAATAATGTAGAATACATTAGCATAGGTGGAAGAAATATGCTAGGTTTAGCCAAAAACAAAAAATTAGAATTTGGGATAAATGATGCATTGTGGATTGATAATAAAGGTGTGTATATTGCAAATAAGGGATATTTTTTTGAAAATAGCACTTCACTCAAAAACACAAATCAAGAGATCATTTTAGACAAGTATCACAAAGAATTTCAAGAACTATATTATAAGTTAAACTGGTGGCAACTTAATAAAAGATTAAATAATTAA
- the efp gene encoding elongation factor P: MASYGMGDLKKGLKIEIDGIPFKIVEYQHVKPGKGPAFVRIKIKSFIDGKVLEKTFHAGDKCESPNLEEKQMQYLYDDGENCQFMDTQTYEQVAISDEDVGEAKKWMLDGTMVDVLFHNGKAIGVEVPQVMELKIIETAPNFKGDTQGSNKKPATLETGAVVQIPFHVLEGEVIRVDTIRGEYIERANK, from the coding sequence ATGGCTTCTTATGGAATGGGAGATTTAAAAAAAGGTTTAAAAATAGAAATTGATGGTATTCCTTTTAAAATCGTAGAATATCAACATGTAAAACCAGGCAAAGGTCCTGCTTTTGTGCGTATTAAAATTAAATCTTTTATTGATGGCAAGGTTTTAGAAAAAACTTTCCACGCAGGAGATAAATGTGAATCTCCAAATTTAGAAGAAAAACAAATGCAATATCTATATGATGATGGTGAAAATTGTCAATTTATGGATACGCAAACTTACGAACAAGTTGCAATTAGTGATGAGGATGTAGGTGAAGCTAAAAAATGGATGCTTGATGGAACTATGGTAGATGTTTTATTTCACAATGGAAAAGCAATCGGTGTGGAAGTACCTCAAGTAATGGAGCTAAAAATCATCGAAACAGCACCAAATTTTAAAGGTGATACTCAAGGCTCAAACAAAAAACCAGCTACTTTGGAAACAGGTGCAGTGGTGCAAATTCCTTTCCATGTATTAGAAGGTGAGGTTATTCGTGTTGATACTATACGCGGTGAATATATAGAAAGAGCAAACAAATAA
- the uvrB gene encoding excinuclease ABC subunit UvrB, which translates to MFELTSEFKPSPDQKQAIDGIVKSIKAGNKYQTLLGVTGSGKTFTMANIIKSLNIPTLIMSHNKSLCAQLYSEFKGFFANNHVEYFISYYDYYQPEAYIPRTDVFIEKDSSTNEDLERLRLSASASLLSYDDVICIASVSANYGLGNPSEYVGMVLILELNMQINQKELLKKLVDMGYKRNDNFFDRADFRVNGDIVDIYPAYYEDEAIRLEFFGDELEAMYHYNVLENKKGEDLKKFILYPTSQFSVGETRLKEAIKGIKAELNERLAYFENENKLVEAQRLKQRVEFDLEMLQSTGMCKGVENYALHLTGLKSGDTPYTLFDYFSIKNKDFLVIVDESHVSLPQFRGMFAGDRSRKQTLVDYGFRLPSALDNRPLMFDEFINKNCKFLFVSATPASLELELSKENIFYQIMRPTGLLDPKIEIKDSDNQVEILYDEAKKVIERNERVLITVLTKKMAEELSKYYLELGLKVKYMHSEIDAIERNEIIRGLRSGAFDILIGINLLREGLDLPEVSLIAIMDADKEGFLRSTTALIQTMGRAARNVNGKVLLFAKKITKSMQEAIDTTNERRVLQEAYNKRYNITPTSVTRNIEESLKQNLEQGEIYRKGKELEKMPAKERAKMVKELRKQMLEAAKNLEFEKAAMFRDEINKLKIL; encoded by the coding sequence ATGTTTGAGCTCACTAGCGAATTTAAACCAAGTCCTGATCAAAAACAAGCTATAGACGGTATAGTAAAAAGTATTAAAGCAGGAAATAAATACCAAACTCTTCTAGGTGTTACAGGTAGTGGAAAAACTTTTACTATGGCAAATATTATTAAAAGTTTAAACATACCAACACTAATTATGTCTCATAATAAAAGCTTGTGCGCACAACTTTATAGTGAATTTAAAGGCTTTTTTGCAAATAATCATGTGGAATATTTCATAAGCTATTATGATTATTACCAACCTGAAGCTTATATACCAAGAACAGATGTTTTTATCGAAAAAGATAGCTCTACTAATGAAGATTTAGAAAGATTAAGACTTAGTGCTAGTGCTTCACTTTTAAGTTATGATGATGTTATTTGCATAGCAAGTGTTTCAGCAAATTATGGTTTAGGAAATCCAAGCGAATATGTAGGTATGGTTTTGATTTTAGAGCTTAATATGCAAATAAATCAAAAAGAGCTTTTAAAAAAGCTTGTAGATATGGGTTACAAACGCAATGATAATTTCTTTGATAGAGCTGATTTTAGAGTAAATGGAGATATTGTGGATATATACCCAGCTTATTATGAAGATGAGGCTATTAGGCTTGAATTTTTTGGTGATGAACTTGAAGCAATGTATCATTATAATGTTTTAGAAAATAAAAAAGGTGAAGATTTAAAAAAATTTATACTTTACCCTACAAGTCAATTTAGCGTAGGTGAAACAAGACTTAAAGAGGCTATCAAAGGCATAAAAGCCGAACTAAACGAACGATTAGCTTATTTTGAAAATGAAAATAAACTAGTAGAAGCACAAAGATTAAAACAAAGAGTAGAATTTGACCTTGAAATGCTTCAAAGTACAGGTATGTGCAAGGGAGTGGAAAATTACGCTTTACATTTAACAGGTTTAAAAAGTGGTGATACACCTTATACACTTTTTGATTATTTTTCTATCAAAAATAAAGATTTTTTAGTAATTGTAGATGAATCTCATGTATCTTTACCACAATTTCGCGGAATGTTCGCAGGAGATAGAAGTAGAAAACAAACTTTGGTTGATTATGGATTTCGCTTGCCTAGTGCTTTAGATAATAGACCTTTGATGTTTGATGAATTTATTAATAAAAATTGTAAATTTTTATTTGTTTCAGCTACACCTGCATCTTTAGAACTTGAGCTAAGCAAGGAAAATATCTTTTATCAAATCATGCGTCCAACAGGACTTTTAGACCCTAAAATAGAAATCAAAGATAGTGACAATCAAGTTGAAATATTATATGATGAAGCAAAAAAAGTCATAGAGCGTAATGAAAGAGTTTTAATCACCGTTTTAACTAAAAAAATGGCTGAAGAACTTAGCAAATATTACTTAGAGCTTGGCTTAAAAGTAAAATATATGCATTCAGAAATTGATGCAATTGAGCGTAATGAAATTATTCGTGGTTTAAGAAGTGGTGCATTTGACATTTTAATAGGTATTAATCTTTTAAGAGAAGGACTTGACTTACCTGAAGTTTCTCTCATAGCGATTATGGATGCAGATAAAGAAGGTTTTTTAAGAAGCACTACTGCACTCATTCAGACCATGGGACGAGCTGCTAGAAATGTAAATGGTAAAGTATTGCTTTTTGCTAAAAAAATTACAAAATCTATGCAAGAAGCTATTGATACTACCAACGAAAGAAGAGTTTTGCAAGAAGCTTATAATAAAAGATACAATATCACACCAACTTCAGTAACAAGGAATATAGAAGAGAGTTTAAAACAAAACCTTGAGCAAGGAGAAATTTATCGCAAAGGCAAAGAACTTGAAAAAATGCCAGCAAAAGAGCGTGCTAAGATGGTAAAAGAATTAAGAAAACAAATGTTAGAAGCGGCTAAAAATCTTGAATTTGAAAAAGCAGCTATGTTTAGAGATGAAATTAATAAACTAAAAATTTTATAG
- a CDS encoding type II secretion system protein, with amino-acid sequence MFFKKAFTLIELVFCIFIIAILSAIAYPHFSFSVNDAKILKLKSEVEIINSSLALIRNQNLFKDNNFPKTLDDALINTENQKLFFCNNKQNQGCKDGNCCLYSVLEKPIISSKKSWMKIANTQYRFFINTKKYIDFSYNSEKVFLECVSLNCKDYGF; translated from the coding sequence ATGTTTTTTAAAAAAGCTTTTACTTTAATAGAGCTTGTTTTTTGTATTTTTATAATTGCTATTCTTTCTGCTATTGCGTATCCTCATTTCTCTTTTAGTGTTAATGATGCTAAAATACTTAAATTAAAAAGTGAAGTAGAGATTATAAATTCATCTTTGGCATTGATAAGAAATCAAAATCTCTTTAAAGATAATAATTTCCCAAAAACCTTAGATGATGCTTTGATAAATACTGAAAATCAAAAGTTATTTTTTTGCAATAATAAACAAAATCAAGGTTGTAAAGATGGAAATTGTTGTTTATATAGTGTTTTAGAAAAACCAATTATATCAAGTAAAAAATCATGGATGAAAATAGCAAATACTCAATATAGATTTTTTATAAATACCAAAAAGTATATAGATTTTTCTTATAATAGTGAGAAAGTTTTCTTAGAATGTGTGAGTTTAAATTGTAAGGATTATGGGTTTTGA
- a CDS encoding 4-hydroxy-3-methylbut-2-enyl diphosphate reductase: MEIELAKSYGFCFGVKRAIKKAEQIKDAATIGPLIHNNEEITRLWKNYNVKTLNNISELSVEKKAIIRTHGITKQDLEKLKQKNIEIFDATCPFVTKPQKICEQMSNEGYEVVIFGDENHPEVKGVRSYVSTRAYVVLDEKELLDIKLPSKIAVVSQTTKKIEKFMEIVNFLMLRVKEVRVFNTICDATFKNQEAINELAKKSDVMIIVGGKNSANTKQLFLIAKNYCKDSYLIENEKEIQKEWFNDKKKCGISAGASTPDWVIRLVVEKIKEYTKIN; the protein is encoded by the coding sequence TTGGAGATTGAACTAGCAAAAAGCTATGGATTTTGTTTTGGAGTAAAAAGAGCAATTAAAAAAGCTGAGCAGATTAAAGATGCAGCGACTATTGGACCTTTGATTCACAATAATGAAGAAATTACAAGGCTTTGGAAAAATTATAATGTTAAAACATTAAACAATATTAGTGAATTAAGTGTAGAAAAAAAAGCTATCATTAGGACTCATGGTATTACTAAACAAGATTTAGAAAAACTAAAACAAAAAAATATAGAAATTTTTGATGCAACTTGTCCTTTTGTAACTAAGCCTCAAAAAATTTGTGAGCAAATGAGCAATGAGGGTTATGAAGTCGTTATTTTTGGCGATGAAAATCATCCTGAAGTTAAAGGAGTTAGAAGCTATGTAAGCACTAGAGCTTATGTTGTGCTTGATGAAAAAGAATTGCTCGATATTAAATTGCCTTCTAAAATCGCAGTTGTATCACAGACTACAAAAAAAATAGAAAAATTTATGGAAATTGTTAATTTTTTAATGCTTAGGGTTAAAGAAGTGCGTGTTTTTAATACCATATGTGATGCAACTTTTAAAAATCAAGAAGCAATCAATGAACTTGCAAAGAAAAGTGATGTGATGATAATAGTTGGAGGTAAAAACTCAGCCAATACTAAGCAGCTTTTTTTAATAGCAAAAAATTATTGCAAAGATAGTTATTTGATTGAAAATGAAAAAGAAATTCAAAAAGAATGGTTTAATGATAAAAAAAAATGTGGCATTAGCGCAGGTGCTTCTACGCCTGATTGGGTAATTAGATTAGTTGTAGAAAAAATCAAAGAATATACCAAAATTAACTAA
- a CDS encoding primosomal protein N', whose amino-acid sequence MNYYQLAIKGYYLDTLTYESKEEFEILDEVIVDLARKKNLKAIILQKCQKPEFKTQIIKEKTGFKLTQYQYKLAQFIAYYYASKIAFVLGMFESINDYKSEKIHIEKTPNLSKNQQKALDFIKSKQASLLFGDTGSGKTEIYISLIKEYLEQGKQVLLLMPEIALTPQMQKRLNVYFGEHFFLWHSKISKKKKQEYLQDLVCSRAMLVVGARSALFLPFKNLGLIIIDEEHDNSYKASNNPKINARDLALFIAKKMDIKILLGSATPSVVSFYKHPYFRLRGTFFESKKQFLYDESELSVSSKLLLELKISLRNKKQAIVFLPTRANFRQILCKECASTIKCPFCSIALSLHKNKNALKCHYCNFTKEIDQTCPSCNGVMLEAKKMGTAELCELLEKELVEFNPIIKRFDSDEISSVKKLNMILKDFNQEKIDILVGTSMLAKGHDYHNVDLSVILGLDEYLFRPNFKALEETLALAMQVAGRAGRKGEGRVLLQTKNKAFFEKYIQNYDGFLYDELNARRELYPPFKRLLRLVIEDEDKNKALNLCEFIAGKVQELNQVQLIGYGACDIEMLNKKWRFYVLLRANTHQELVKFEHFALNFKNITCDIDPVDFS is encoded by the coding sequence TTGAATTATTATCAACTTGCCATTAAAGGATATTATTTAGATACTTTAACTTATGAGAGTAAGGAAGAATTTGAAATTTTAGATGAGGTAATTGTTGATCTTGCAAGAAAGAAAAACCTCAAAGCTATAATTTTGCAAAAATGTCAAAAACCTGAATTTAAGACTCAAATTATAAAAGAAAAAACAGGTTTTAAACTCACGCAGTATCAATATAAACTTGCTCAATTTATTGCTTATTATTATGCTAGTAAAATAGCTTTTGTTTTAGGTATGTTTGAAAGTATTAATGATTATAAAAGTGAAAAAATTCATATAGAAAAAACACCTAATTTAAGTAAAAATCAGCAAAAAGCTTTGGATTTTATAAAATCTAAACAAGCTAGCTTATTATTTGGCGATACAGGTAGTGGGAAAACTGAAATTTATATTAGTTTAATCAAAGAATATCTAGAACAAGGTAAGCAAGTTTTGCTTTTAATGCCAGAAATTGCTCTTACTCCGCAAATGCAAAAAAGATTAAATGTATATTTTGGAGAGCATTTTTTTTTATGGCATTCTAAAATTTCAAAGAAAAAAAAGCAAGAATATTTACAAGATTTAGTTTGTTCTAGAGCTATGTTGGTTGTAGGTGCAAGATCAGCTTTGTTTTTACCTTTTAAAAATTTAGGTTTGATTATTATAGATGAAGAGCATGATAATTCTTACAAAGCTTCTAATAATCCAAAAATCAATGCTAGAGATTTGGCTTTATTTATAGCAAAAAAAATGGATATAAAAATTCTTTTAGGCTCAGCTACTCCAAGTGTTGTGAGTTTTTATAAACATCCATATTTTAGACTTAGAGGAACTTTTTTTGAAAGCAAAAAGCAGTTTTTATATGATGAAAGTGAGCTTAGTGTTTCTTCAAAATTGCTTTTGGAGTTAAAAATTAGTTTAAGAAATAAAAAGCAAGCTATAGTTTTTTTACCTACAAGAGCAAATTTTAGACAAATTTTATGCAAAGAATGTGCTAGTACTATTAAATGTCCCTTTTGTTCTATTGCTTTAAGTTTGCATAAAAATAAAAATGCATTAAAATGTCATTATTGTAATTTCACTAAAGAAATCGATCAAACTTGTCCAAGTTGTAATGGGGTTATGCTTGAAGCTAAAAAAATGGGTACAGCAGAGCTTTGTGAGCTTTTAGAAAAAGAACTAGTTGAATTTAATCCTATCATAAAAAGATTTGATAGCGATGAGATTAGCAGTGTAAAAAAGCTTAATATGATTTTAAAAGATTTTAATCAAGAAAAAATTGATATTTTAGTGGGTACTTCTATGCTTGCTAAGGGGCATGATTATCACAATGTGGATTTAAGTGTGATTTTGGGTCTTGATGAGTATTTGTTTAGACCTAATTTTAAAGCATTAGAAGAGACTTTAGCTCTTGCTATGCAAGTAGCAGGTCGTGCAGGTCGTAAGGGCGAGGGCAGGGTGCTTTTACAAACTAAAAATAAAGCTTTTTTTGAAAAGTATATACAAAATTATGATGGCTTTTTATATGATGAATTAAATGCTAGAAGAGAGCTTTATCCACCATTTAAAAGACTTTTAAGATTGGTTATAGAAGATGAAGATAAAAATAAAGCTTTAAATTTGTGTGAATTTATAGCAGGCAAAGTACAAGAATTAAATCAAGTGCAATTGATAGGGTATGGAGCTTGTGATATTGAAATGCTAAATAAAAAATGGCGTTTTTATGTATTGTTGCGTGCTAATACGCATCAAGAGCTTGTAAAATTTGAGCATTTTGCTTTAAATTTTAAAAATATTACTTGTGATATAGATCCAGTTGATTTTTCTTAG
- a CDS encoding 30S ribosomal protein S1 — protein sequence MSEVNKKVQNRLEDIIIEEDFEQMLEESFKSDEEATTQGIIVAIKGDEVFVNVGQKSEGILAVEEIQNDKGEFIFKEGDTLEVAIVGSRSGRSLLSHKKALRKQKVKEFIDNYKDDESIFDVKIIGKNRGGFVAIDDNGVEFFLPKSQSSFKDSNNIINKTFKVKIIKIDKETQSIVVSRKKIVDEERRKRKEIISNVLNQEEIIEGTIKKITTYGMFVDVGGIDGLVHYSEISYKGPVNPSSLYNEGDKVPVKVMKYDKDKKHLSLSIKLAMPDPWDEIKDGLEVGDTIKVTVSNIEPYGAFVDLGNDIEGFLHISEISWDKNVKNPKDYISEGQELDVEVIEINAKERRLRVSLKNLLTKPFDEFLKTHKIGDVVKGKITSITNFGAFVKIANLEGLLHNEDASWNRNDKCKDMYKIGDTLEVKIIKLDKENQKISLSTKELQKSPVQIYAEKHQVNDIVVGKIRDIKDFGIFVELEDGVDALIHKEDLGNIDFSNLKIGDDIEALIVFIDEKKNRIRLSVKSLTRMKERETLNEINDNDKVTLGDIIKDQLS from the coding sequence ATGAGCGAGGTGAACAAAAAAGTTCAAAACAGACTAGAGGATATTATTATAGAAGAAGATTTTGAGCAAATGCTTGAAGAATCTTTTAAGTCTGATGAGGAGGCAACTACTCAAGGTATAATTGTCGCTATAAAAGGTGATGAAGTATTTGTGAATGTAGGACAAAAATCAGAAGGTATTTTAGCAGTTGAAGAGATTCAAAATGATAAAGGCGAATTTATCTTTAAAGAAGGTGATACATTAGAAGTTGCTATAGTAGGTTCTCGCAGTGGCAGATCTTTACTTTCTCACAAAAAAGCTTTAAGAAAGCAAAAAGTTAAAGAATTTATTGATAATTATAAAGATGATGAAAGTATATTTGATGTAAAAATAATTGGAAAGAATAGAGGCGGTTTTGTAGCTATAGATGATAATGGAGTGGAATTTTTCTTACCAAAATCACAAAGTAGCTTTAAAGATTCAAATAACATCATCAACAAAACTTTCAAAGTTAAAATTATTAAAATAGACAAAGAAACACAAAGTATAGTAGTTTCTAGAAAAAAAATAGTGGATGAAGAGAGAAGAAAACGCAAAGAAATTATTTCGAATGTTTTAAATCAAGAAGAGATTATAGAAGGAACTATCAAAAAAATTACTACTTATGGAATGTTTGTAGATGTAGGTGGTATTGATGGTTTGGTTCATTATAGTGAAATTTCGTATAAAGGACCTGTAAATCCTAGTTCTTTATACAATGAAGGAGATAAAGTTCCTGTTAAAGTTATGAAATACGATAAAGATAAAAAACATCTTTCTTTATCTATTAAACTTGCTATGCCTGATCCTTGGGATGAAATTAAAGATGGTTTAGAGGTTGGAGATACTATTAAAGTAACTGTTTCAAATATTGAGCCTTATGGTGCATTTGTTGATTTAGGTAATGATATTGAAGGATTTTTACATATTAGTGAAATTTCTTGGGATAAAAATGTAAAAAATCCAAAAGATTACATTAGCGAAGGACAAGAACTTGATGTAGAAGTAATTGAAATTAACGCTAAAGAAAGAAGATTAAGAGTTTCATTAAAAAATTTATTAACTAAGCCTTTTGATGAGTTCCTAAAAACACACAAAATAGGCGATGTGGTAAAAGGTAAAATTACTTCTATAACAAATTTTGGTGCCTTTGTAAAAATTGCTAATTTAGAAGGTTTGCTACATAATGAAGATGCATCATGGAATAGAAACGATAAATGCAAAGATATGTATAAAATCGGTGATACATTAGAGGTAAAAATTATCAAATTAGACAAAGAAAATCAAAAAATTTCTTTAAGTACAAAAGAATTACAAAAAAGTCCAGTGCAAATTTATGCAGAAAAACATCAAGTAAATGATATTGTTGTTGGTAAAATTAGAGATATTAAAGATTTTGGAATTTTTGTAGAGCTAGAAGATGGTGTTGATGCTTTAATTCATAAAGAAGATTTAGGAAATATAGATTTTTCAAATCTAAAAATAGGTGATGATATAGAGGCATTGATTGTATTTATTGATGAAAAGAAAAATAGAATTCGCTTGAGTGTTAAAAGTCTTACTAGAATGAAAGAAAGAGAAACTCTAAATGAAATTAATGATAATGACAAAGTAACATTAGGTGATATTATAAAAGATCAATTATCTTAA
- the serA gene encoding phosphoglycerate dehydrogenase, with protein sequence MKKIIVCDAILDKGVELLRKADDIELIEAAHLPKEELLTKLNDVDVAITRSSTDVDLKFINACSNLKALVRAGVGVDNVDIDECSKKGVIVMNVPTANTIAAVELTMNHLLCSARSFVNAHNFLKVQRRWEREKWYGVELMNKTLGVIGFGNIGSRVAVRAKAFGMKVIAYDPYVVASKMTDLGIECVNSLDTILTQSDFITIHTPKTKETTDMISFEEINKMKDGIRLINCARGGLYNEDALCEGLKSGKIAWLGIDVFNKEPATNHPFLDFENVSVTSHLGANTLESQENIAIQACEQALNAARGISYPNALNLPIKTEDLPSFVAPYIELISKMGFLAAQLDKTPIKAIKLESEGQISEYNESLLTFATVSVLRGILGENINYINANFVAKDKGVELSSRILPSSGYSNKITIKVVTDNSNISISGTIFGENEQRIVELNGFDVDFKPKGKMVILNNNDIPGVIANVSGILAKNNVNIADFRLGRNGFGKALAVILLDTKISKTLLEELRAVDACIFAEYAEI encoded by the coding sequence ATGAAAAAAATTATTGTATGTGATGCAATATTAGACAAGGGAGTTGAACTTTTAAGAAAAGCTGATGATATAGAGCTTATTGAAGCAGCACATTTACCTAAAGAAGAACTTTTAACAAAATTAAATGATGTGGATGTGGCTATTACTAGAAGTTCAACAGATGTGGATTTGAAATTTATCAATGCATGTTCTAATTTAAAAGCTTTAGTGAGAGCTGGTGTAGGTGTTGATAATGTTGATATAGATGAATGCTCTAAAAAAGGTGTTATAGTGATGAATGTACCAACAGCTAATACTATAGCAGCGGTTGAGCTTACTATGAATCATCTGTTGTGCTCTGCAAGATCTTTTGTTAATGCGCATAATTTTTTAAAAGTGCAAAGAAGATGGGAAAGAGAAAAATGGTATGGTGTTGAGCTGATGAATAAAACTTTAGGGGTTATAGGTTTTGGTAATATAGGCTCAAGAGTGGCTGTGCGTGCAAAAGCTTTTGGTATGAAAGTTATAGCTTATGATCCTTATGTGGTAGCTTCTAAAATGACTGATTTGGGTATTGAATGTGTGAATTCTTTAGATACAATTTTAACTCAAAGTGATTTTATTACCATACATACACCAAAAACAAAAGAAACAACAGATATGATTTCTTTTGAAGAAATTAACAAAATGAAAGATGGTATAAGATTGATAAATTGTGCTAGAGGTGGTCTTTACAATGAAGATGCATTGTGTGAGGGATTGAAAAGTGGTAAGATAGCTTGGCTTGGTATTGATGTGTTTAATAAAGAGCCTGCAACCAATCATCCATTTTTAGACTTTGAAAATGTTTCAGTTACTTCTCATCTTGGTGCAAATACTTTAGAAAGCCAAGAAAATATTGCTATCCAAGCATGCGAACAAGCTTTAAATGCAGCAAGAGGAATTTCTTATCCTAATGCCTTAAATTTACCAATTAAGACAGAAGATTTACCAAGTTTTGTAGCACCTTATATAGAACTTATTTCAAAAATGGGTTTTTTGGCTGCTCAACTTGATAAAACTCCTATTAAGGCTATTAAACTTGAAAGTGAAGGACAAATTAGCGAGTATAATGAGTCTTTATTAACTTTTGCGACGGTAAGTGTTTTAAGAGGAATTCTCGGAGAAAACATAAACTATATTAATGCAAATTTTGTAGCTAAAGATAAAGGTGTTGAACTTTCTTCTCGTATTTTACCAAGTAGTGGTTATAGTAATAAAATCACCATAAAAGTAGTTACTGATAATTCTAATATTTCTATTTCAGGAACTATTTTTGGTGAAAATGAACAAAGAATAGTAGAATTAAATGGTTTTGATGTGGATTTTAAACCTAAGGGTAAAATGGTTATTTTAAACAATAACGATATACCAGGGGTTATAGCTAATGTTAGTGGAATTTTAGCAAAAAATAATGTTAATATTGCTGATTTTAGACTCGGTAGAAATGGCTTTGGAAAAGCTTTGGCAGTGATTTTGCTTGATACAAAAATTTCAAAAACATTGCTTGAAGAGTTAAGAGCTGTTGATGCTTGTATTTTTGCAGAATATGCAGAAATTTAA
- a CDS encoding cell division protein ZapB → MYDERIINTMTDKVNELIEKYNEVCETNENLRNELVSVKAQNEAKSNQIARLEEELKSRNAQSDAIYKKIEAVLGKQ, encoded by the coding sequence ATGTATGATGAAAGAATAATTAACACCATGACAGATAAGGTAAATGAGTTAATTGAAAAATACAATGAAGTCTGTGAAACAAATGAAAATCTAAGAAATGAATTAGTAAGCGTAAAAGCACAAAATGAGGCTAAAAGTAATCAAATTGCGCGTTTAGAAGAAGAGCTAAAATCTCGTAATGCACAAAGTGATGCTATTTATAAAAAAATAGAGGCTGTTCTTGGCAAACAATAA